One stretch of Thermococcus sp. DNA includes these proteins:
- a CDS encoding CopG family transcriptional regulator codes for MEELVEIKIPKSLYDRIKEHVEGTGFESVDEYVTYVLREVLANLEEEEEEVFSEEEEEKVKERLRALGYLD; via the coding sequence ATGGAGGAGCTCGTTGAGATTAAGATACCGAAGAGCCTTTATGATAGGATAAAAGAGCACGTCGAGGGAACTGGCTTCGAAAGCGTAGATGAGTACGTCACCTACGTCCTCCGGGAAGTTCTCGCGAACCTTGAGGAGGAAGAGGAGGAAGTTTTCAGTGAGGAGGAAGAAGAGAAGGTCAAGGAGCGTCTCAGGGCCCTCGGCTACCTCGACTGA